The Halioglobus maricola genome segment ACTTGAGCCCGGCCCTGGCCAGCTTGATCGAAGTGGCAAGGCTGCTGATCGCATTGTCCTGCCCAAATACGACCATTTGTAGATTTTTCTCGAGCTTCTGCAGCACAGCTTTGTCGTCTGACGACACGGTTTTCGGGGGAATGCGGGCAATCTTGGCGATCACAGTCTCGATATCCCCGACCCCGATCACTTTCTTGCGTTTGGACGCTGAGAGCAGCTGCTGGTAAGCCCCTGCTTCATCGATCACGTCGATAGCCTTGTCGGGCAGGAATCGGTCGGTGATATATCGGTCGGAAAGTTCGGTCGCAACTTTCAGCGCCTTATCTGTATAGCGCAGGCCATGATGCTCCTCAAAACGGGACTTCAACCCTTTGAGAATCTTGTAGGCATCCTCCACGGAGGGTTCCATCACATCGATTTTCTGGAAACGCCGGCTCAAGGCCTTGTCCTTGTCGAAAATGCCACGGTATTCCTGGAACGTCGTCGATCCTACGCAGCGCAGCTTGCCAGAGCTCAGCAAAGGCTTGAGCAAATTCGAGGCATCCATCACGCCGCCTGAAGCTGCTCCGGCACCGATGATTGTGTGCACCTCATCGATAAAGAGAATGGCGTGATCGCGTTTCTTGAGCTCTGCCAGCAGACCTTTGAAGCGCTTTTCGAAATCGCCCCGGTATTTGGTTCCAGCAAGCAGAGATCCGAGGTCCAGTGAATAAACCACCGCGTCCTGCAGCGTCTCAGGCACGTCGCCGTCCACGATTTTCTTCGCCAGGCCTTCGACAATGGCGGTTTTTCCGACACCGGACTCACCCACCAGCAGCGGGTTGTTCTTGCGTCTGCGAGCCAAAATCTGGGCGACACGTTCGACTTCGGGTGCACGACCGATCAGCGGATCGATATGGCCCTCGGCTGCCTCTTTGTTGAGGTTGGTTGCGAAATTGTCGAGGGGATTACCCTCGGAGTCGTCCGCGGCAGATTCTTCGCCCGTCGCAGTATGCTCGGGGTCGGATGATTCGCCCTCTCCCCCCACCTTGGAAATGCCGTGGGTGATGTAGTTGACCACATCGAGACGCGCAACATTCTGGGTCTTGAGGAAAAACACTGCCTGGCTCTCAGACTCACTGAAAATCGCCACCAGCACGTTGGCGCCGGTCACTTCGCTCTTGCCGGAAGACTGAACGTGGAACACAGCCCGTTGCAAGACTCGCTGAAAGCCCAGCGTCGGCTGCGTGTCACGGTCCTCCTCGTCCTCGGGGATCAGCGGCGTTGTCGCGTCGACAAACTCCACCAGGTCGCCACGCAGGCCACCGATATCCGCTCCGCAGGCTTTGAGTACCCGGATCGCACCATTGTTGTCCAGCAGGGCCAGCAACAAGTGCTCCACGGTCATGAATTCGTGCCGCTTCGATCTCGCGTTGCGGAACGCATCATTCAGTGACTGTTCCAGGTCATTACTCAGCATATACCTCTCCCCGGGGGGTCTCCCTCAGTTCTAGCCTTCGGACGCTTCAATTTCGCACAGCAGGGGATGTTCATTCTCCCTGGCGTACTGATTTACCAGCGCCGCTTTGGTCTCGGCAATATCGCGCGTGAAAATACCGCACACACCCTTACCCTGGGTATGTACTGTAAGCATTACGTGGGTAGCCTGCTCCCGGTTCATCCGGAAGTATGTCTCGAGAACCTCCACCACGAATTCCATCGGGGTGTAGTCGTCGTTAAGCAAAACAACTTTAAAAAGCGGCGGACGCTTGACCTCTGGCTTGCTCTCCTCGAGCGCAAGGCCGCCATCGGCATCGTGCTCTTCTTCGCTCAACCGTATGCCGCTGTTGTTTCGGATGTAATCCACGCTACTGCTCACTGCTTCTCACTACTTTTCTTGCGCTGTTAACTACTGGATATGGATACAATACTCGGGTTTTCAAGGGGGAGCAATCTGGTCATCTTCAGGACGCGGCGCTTGCAGGTAGAAATGTTTTAACCGACCATCCCTCATTCATGGCAAAGATTATTTTACTCAACAAACCGTTTCAGGTGCTAAGCCAGTTCAGCGACTCGGATGGACGAGTTACGCTTGCGAACTACTTATCGGCGCCGAATTTTCGAGCGGCAGGTCGGCTGGATTACGATTCCGAAGGATTGCTCCTGCTCACCGACAACGGAACCCTGCAGCAACACATTGCCAATCCACGCCACAAGCAGTGGAAGACCTATCTGGTGCAGGTTGAAGGCGAAATCAGCGATGAAGCATTGAGCGATCTTCGCTCTGGCGTGACTCTCAAGGATGGCCCCACCCTGCCCGCCCGTGCGCGGCGCATAGCAGCGCCCGACCTGTGGCCTCGCCATCCGCCTGTGCGAGAACGCAAGACAATCCCGGATAGCTGGCTGGAACTTTCCATTCGCGAGGGCCGCAATCGCCAGGTTCGACGAATGACGGCGTCAATTGGCTTCCCCACCCTGCGTCTGGTGCGCAGCCAGATCGGGGACTGGGCCCTGAATGATCTCGCCCCCGGAGAGCACCGTACGTTAGAGGTGAACGTGCCAGGACCGAAGACGCCGCGCCGGAAACAGCCGCCGCGACGCGGCCCCCACCAAAGGAGAAAACGATGAGTCAGGATGAGTGTTGGCCACCCCATGTCACGGTCGCTACCGTGATTGAGCGGGACGGCCGCTATCTGATGGTGGAAGAACACGACGAATTGGCCGGCGGACTTGTCTTCAACCAGCCCGCAGGTCACGTCGACCCCGGAGAACGCCTGCTCGATGCTGCACTGCGTGAAACTCTGGAAGAAACCGGCTGGGAGGTTGAGCTGACCGGCGTCATAGGCATCTCATTCGCTACCGCGCCGAACGGCATTACCTACTACCGGACCAGCTTTGCGGCTAGGCCTTTGAAGGCACTTGAAAACGCAGTGATCGACCCCGACATACACCGTGTGCACTGGCTAACCTACGAGGAATTACTCGCCAATTCTGCTAAGATGCGCAGCCCATTGGTACTGCCCACCATAGAGCAGTATCGGATGGGTCACCACTACCCATTGGATTTCGTATACATCGATGAGCCCCAAGGCTGGCACTAAAGTTATCGTCGGAATGTCCGGCGGTGTCGACTCCTCCGTTTCTGCCCTTCTCCTGAAGGAGCAGGGCTACGCGGTGGAAGGCCTGTTCATGAAAAACTGGGACGAGGACGACGGCACCGAATATTGCACCGCGAAGGAAGATTTCGCCGATGCCCAGGCCGTGGCGGACAAGCTGGACATCAAGCTGCACGGCGCCAACTTCGCAGCCGAATACTGGGACAATGTGTTTGAGCATTTTCTCGAAGAGTATCGCGCCGGCCGCACGCCCAATCCGGACATTCTGTGCAACCGTGAAATCAAGTTCAAGGCCTTCCTCGACTACGCAGTGATGCTGGGCGCAGACTACATCGCCACAGGACACTACACCCGGCTGGGTGAAATCGACGGCAAAGCGGCACTGCTGAAAGGGCTGGATGGCAACAAGGACCAGAGCTATTTTCTGCACGCCGTAGGGCATCGCGAGCTCAGTAAAACCTTGTTCCCGGTAGGTGAAATCGAGAAACCGGAAGTGCGGGCGCTGGCTGAGAAGCACGACCTGGCCACAGCCCGGAAAAAGGATTCCACCGGTATCTGCTTTATCGGTGAGCGACGCTTCAAGGACTTTCTACAGCAGTATCTCCCGGCCCAACCCGGCGACATCTACAGCCTGGAAAACGAGCACCTTGGGCGCCACCAGGGCCTGATGTATCACACGATTGGCCAGCGTCAGGGGCTGGGCATTGGCGGCCTCTCAAACCACTCTGAAGCGCCCTGGTACGTGGTCGACAAAGATCTGGAACAAAACCGCTTGCTGGTTGCCCAGGGCAATGAGCACCCGGCGCTGTTCAAGTCTTCGCTGACTGCCAGTGACATCCACTGGATCGCAGGGAACCCACCTGAGCTGCCACTGAGCTGCAGCGCCAAAGTCCGTTACCGCCAGCCTGATCAGGCCTGTACTGTCTCCCGCGAGGGCGATGGCTACCGCATCCATTTTGAGGCACCGCAGCGCGCAGTCACACCGGGTCAGTCGGTCGTACTCTATCAGGGAGACACCTGCCTCGGTGGCGGCGTTATCGAGCAAACAGCATCGTGAGGCAAGATTTGAATCAGCTGCAAAGGCAGACCCTCGCCCTGGCAGGGATCGCTCAGGCCGCCCGCATAGTCGATCAGGTCTCCAAAACCGGGTCCTATCCCATAGAATTTCTTGAATCATCGATTCACAGCTTGTTCGAGTTTGATGCCTCGGATGTCGCCCAGGTATACGGCGGCGCAGCCGGGGTCAAGCTTGGCCTCAACAACCTTTCCGCGCTGCTCGCCAATCGCGACGGTGCAGAAAACCGTGACGTAGTGCGCTATGTTTTCGGCATGCTCTACCTTGAACGGCAGTTTGCCGCCAGCCCTGAGATGATGTCTGTGGTGCACTCGCGGTTGGAGCACACCCAGTTCAAAGCCGAGCACTTCGCAGGGCATGTGGGCCAGGTGTGCCACAGCGTCTCCGGTATCTATCAGGATACGCTCAGCAAGCTCAAGTTTCGCATCAAGGTCTCTGGCAGTGCCCAGCACCTGCAGGACGAGGCCAATGCAGACATTATCCGCGCCCTGTTACTCGCCGGTATCCGCTCGGCCTATCTTTGGCGGCAACTGGGCGGTCATCGCTGGCGACTGCTGTTCCAGCGCCGCAAACTACTTGAGACCGCGCAACAGCTGTCGCGCGACTTAAGCCTGGTGTAAAATTCGCCACCCCGCTATTTACGGAGCTTTTCATGGATTTATCAGCCCTCACCGCAGTTTCCCCCGTCGACGGCCGTTATGGCAGCAAAACCGCCGCCCTGCGGGATGTTTTCAGTGAGTATGGCCTGATCAAGCGTCGCGTACTCGTAGAAATTCGCTGGCTACAATGCCTGGCAACCCACCCGGGTATTCCCGAGGTGCCAGCACTGTCAGGTGCCGCGAATGCTGTGCTAAACACCATCGTCGACGAATTCGCTGAGGTCGATGCCCGCCGTATCAAGGATATCGAAGCGACCACCAATCACGATGTAAAAGCGGTCGAATACTTTATCAAAGAGCGCTTCGCCGGCAACGAGGAGCTCGAAGCCGTATCCGAATTCGTCCACTTTGCCTGCACCTCGGAAGATATCAACAACCTGTCTCACGCTCTGATGCTGCGCGACGGAGTCGATGCTGTACTTGTGCCGGAGATGGAAAAAATCGCCAGCGCGCTGGTTGCACTGGCTAACGAGGCTGCCGCTGTTCCGATGCTGTCGCGCACTCACGGCCAGACTGCCAGCCCCTCGACCATGGGCAAGGAAATCGCTAACGTCGTCGCGCGCCTCCGCCGGCAGCTAACCCTGATCAGCCAGGTCCAGTATCTGGGCAAAATCAATGGCGCCGTGGGTAATTACAACGCCCATTTCTCCGCCTATCCGGAAGTAGACTGGCAGGCCACTGCCGAGTCTTTTGTTACCTCTCTGGGCCTGAGTTGGAACCCTTACACTACCCAGATAGAACCCCATGACTATATGGCTGAACTGTTCGACGCCATAGCCCGCTTCAATACTATCCTGATCGATTTCGACCGGGATATCTGGGGTTATATTTCGCTCGGGTACTTCAAGCAGAAAACGATCGCCGGTGAAGTCGGTTCCTCGACCATGCCGCACAAGGTAAATCCAATCGATTTCGAAAACTCCGAGGGCAACCTGGGCCTTGCAAACGCCGTCCTGGCACACCTTTCCGCCAAGCTGCCTGTGAGCCGCTGGCAGCGCGACCTGACTGATTCGACCGTGCTGCGCAATATGGGTGTAGGTGCTGGGTACTCTCTCATTGCCTATCAGGCATCCATGAAGGGCATCGGCAAGCTACAGCTCAATGCGCAGCGCCTCGCCGATGATCTGGACAACAGCTGGGAAGTACTCGCCGAGCCGATTCAGACCGTTATGCGACGCTATGGGATTGAACAGCCCTACGAGAAGCTCAAGGAGCTCACTCGCGGTCAGGATATGAGCAAGGCTGTTATCCAGGACTTTGTCAGCAAGCTGGACATTCCCGACACGGCGAAGCAGGAACTGCTGGCACTGACCCCTGCCAACTATATCGGCAATGCCATCAGCCAGGCTCAGGCCATCGAATAAATGACACTGACGGCGGGGGCAGAACTCAAGCTCGACCGGGAAGAATTTCTCGCCCGCTACTGGCAGCAGCGCCCGCTACTCATGCGCGGCGCAATACCCGCTTTTGAGCCGCCCATCTCGCGCCATGAACTCGCCGGTCTCGCCTTCGAGAGCGACGTCGAGTCTCGAATTATCGACACCAGGGGCGACAACTGGGAACTGCTTCACGGGCCGTTCTCCGAAGCTGACTATCAGCGCTCGAACCCATGGACCTTATTGGTTCAGGCGGTAGATCATCATGTTCCCGCTGTGGCGCACTTGCGTCGCCTGGTTGACTTTATCCCGAGCTGGCGAGTAGACGATGTGATGGTGAGTTACGCCGTCGACGGCGGCAGCGTGGGGCCACATTACGACAACTACGATGTATTTCTCGTTCAGGGCGAGGGGCGCCGGCGCTGGCAGGTAGGCCAGCATTGCGATTCTTCAACGCCGCTGCTTCCCCATGAGGATTTGCGCATTCTCAGTGACTTCCAGCTGCAGGATGAATTCCTGCTGGAAACGGGGGATATTCTCTACCTACCGCCTGGCGTGGCCCACTGGGGTGTGGCCGAAGGTGAGTGCACCACCTTTTCCATTGGATTTCGGGCCCCCCGGGTCGACGATCTCGTCTCTCGTTTTGCCGATGCACTGCTCGCCGACTCAAACCGCGAGGAGTTCTATCACGACGCCAGGCTGGAACCGGCAAGCCGCGCAGGAGAGATTCGCCCACGTGATCTTGAGCGCGTTCGCGCCCAGTTACTGGCTGCGCTGGACCAACCTGTCGATGACGGCTGGTTCGGGGAACTGGTGACGGAGCCCCGTTACGACGTCACACCTGAAGAAGATGAGCTGACCGAACAGCTAGCGCTACTGGATACCCCTGGTGTGACTGCCCGCCTTGCTCCCGAGAGCAAGCTGGCGTGGCAGCAGGTCGAAACCGGAATCGCCGTCTACGCCAACGGTGGTAATCAGACCTTCCCTCAAACTATTTTGGATGTCCTGTCTCAACTCTGCAGTCATTGGCAGCTCGATAGTGAGACGCTGGCGCGGGCCCTCGGCCAACCAGTGACCCGCGATCTTCTCCACTACCTGTTAGAAAGCGGTAGCATTTATGTCGAGTGATGATGAGTTTATCAGCGGCGTTGCCTACCCCTCGCCATTTGCTGAATTGGCCGTAAAGCTATGCGAAAGTGCATCGCGGTACCTGTACATTCTCAGCCCGCAGTTGGACCCTGACGCATTTGGTAGTGACGCTCTCGCCACAGCCATAAGTGCTCTTGCCCGCCGCAGCCAACAAACCGAAATTCGTATTCTGGTCAGTGACACGCGCGGCATTGTGGGCCGCGGCCACCCACTGCTCAGTCTGGCGCGCCGCATGCCCAGCTCAGTCGAAATTCGCAAGGTGACCGACCATCCTGACTGGCACGGACAGACTGTCGTAATTCGAGACCGGGACGGGGTGCTGTTCAAACCTGGAGAGGCCAACAAGGACGGTTTCTACGAGCCGGATTCGCGAGCCTCGACTGAACGCCACAGGGAACTCTTTCTGGAGTTGTGGCGATTCAGTGAGGCAGACCCCAACCTCCGTACTCTGTCTATCTGAACACGCCATAGCGCGCACAAAAAAGGCGCCCGTAGGCGCCTTTGCGAAGTACCCTTCTCAGGCGAGACTCAGGTGTTAGCGTCGGCCAATATGGCGTTCAAACTAGGACTGGCGCGCATGATCCGCTTAACCGCTGCGCGATCGGCATGGTAATAGCCGTAGCCCTCCTCCTGCACAGGCTTGCCCTGGGCCTGTTCCAACTCGGATATGATGGCTTCTTCCGCCCCGGCAAGCGCTTCCGCGAGAGGCGCAAATTTCGCGGCCAGCGCGGGATCTTCATCCTGCGCCGCGACTGCCTGTGCCCAGTACAGGCCCAGGTAAAAGTGGCTGCCACGATTGTCCAGCTCACCCACCTTGCGCGAGGGTGACTTGTTGTTTTCGAGCAACTTACCGGTGGCAGTATCCAGCGTTTTCGCCAGAATAGCCGCTGCCTGGTTATCCTGCTTGATACCCATATCTTCCAGTGAGACCGCCAGTGCGAGGAATTCGCCCAGAGAATCCCAGCGCAGGTGATTCTCTTCCTGCAACTGCTGAACGTGTTTGGGGGCGGAGCCGCCGGCGCCAGTTTCATACATACCGCCGCCTTTCAGCATAGGCACGATTGAGAGCATCTTGGCCGAGGTACCCAATTCCATAATCGGGAACAGGTCAGTCAGGTAGTCGCGCAATACATTGCCCGTGGCAGAAATCGTGTCGGAACCGCGAATCATGCGTTCCATGCTGCGACGGATGGCCTCAACATAGGTCATGATCCGGATATCCAGACCGTCAGTATCATGATCCTTCAGGTAGGTATTCACCTTTTTGATCAGCTCGATATCGTGTGCGCGATTGCGATCAAGCCAGAAGATGACCGGCGTATCGGACTGGCGTGAGCGAGTGACGGCGAGTTTCACCCAATCGCGAATTGCCTCATCCTTGGTCTGGCAGGCGCGCCAGATATCGCCCGGCTCGACGTCGTGCTGTGTCAGCACATTGCCTGAAGCGTCTACAACGCGCATCACGCCCTCTTCCTCAATCTCGAACGTCTTATCGTGCGAGCCGTACTCTTCGGCTTTCTTGGCCATTAAACCGACGTTGGGAACCGTGCCGCAGGTCGTTGGATCGAATGCGCCATTGGTTTTACAGAAATTGATCATCTCCTGATACAGCACCGAATAGGTGCTTTCGGGCATGACTGCCTTGGTGTCCTTTGGCTTGCCGTCAGGACCCCACATTTTGCCGCCATTGCGGATCATTGCGGGCATGGACGCATCCACGATCACGTCAGACGGCACGTGCAGATTGGTAATCCCTTTCACGGAATCAACCATCGCCAGTTCCGGCCGGTGTTCGTAACAGTCGTGAATATCCTGCGCGATCTCTTCGCGCTTGGAACGTGGCAGTGATTCGATTTTCTCGTAGACGCTTGAGAGGCCGTTGTTGGGATTCACACCCAGCTCTTCGAACAACGCCGCGTGCTTTTCGAACAGGTCCTTATAGAACACTGTCACCGCGTGTCCGAAAACAATGGGATGCGAGACCTTCATCATGGTCGCTTTGACGTGCAGGGACCACATCACACCAGAGTCTTTGGCGTCTTGCATGGTCTCTTCGAGGAACTCACGCAAGGCCTTGGCGCTCATACGCATGCTGTCGACCACCTCGCCCTCAAGCAGTGGCAATTCCTTCTTGACGGACACCGTGCCATCCGGGGAAACGAACTCAATGCGGACATCGCCCGCCTGAGCCATGGTGAATGACTGTTCTGCTGAGTAGAAATCGCCGCCGCGCATATAATCAGCGTGGGAGCGAGATGCCATGCTCCAGGCGCCCATCGAGTGCGGGAATTTTTTTACAAACTGTTTCACCGCACCGGGCGCGCGCCGGTCCGAATTACCTTCGCGCAGAACCGGGTTTACGGCGCTGCCGAGAACTTTGGAGTAGCGAGCTGCCACATCCTTTTCCTCATCGGTCTCCGGTGTCTCAGGATAGTCAGGCAGTGCATAGCCCTGTCCTTGAAGTTCGGCGATACAATCCTTCAACTGAGGCACTGAAGCACTAATGTTCGGCAATTTGATAATGTTGGCGTCAGGGTCCTGCGTGAGCTCACCCAGAAAAGCCAATCCGTCCTGCACCCGCTGTTCCTCAGCAAGGTAGTCGGGAAAACCCGACAAAATACGACCGGCGAGGGAAATATCGGTGATCTTGACGTCGATGTTAGCGGCGCTGGTAAAGGTGCGCACTATAGGAAGCAGAGAGCAGGTGGCCAGAGAAGGCGCCTCATCCGTGAGTGTGTAGTAGATCGTATTAGCGTTGCTTGACATAGTGTCCTCTGATTGAGCGTGTAACGGGGCAATTCCGGAGGCATTCACCGGAATTCAGGCGGCAAATAGTGTACATTATTTCTCAGCATAATTGGCGGAATACTTGGCATGAATGCGGCATGAATTTGGCCAAAGCAGCTATTTTTGCGCTTGAGGCCACCGGGAACGAAGCAAGCCCCACAGGTTCACGTCAACCAGCTCTCCCTTGAGCAGCTGCCGCTCTCGTTGGCGCCCCTCCAGAGTGAACCCCAGGCGCTCCAAAAGGCCATTCGAGGCGTCGTTACGTGGATCAACCCTGGCGTCAATACGGCGCACGGCCATATCGTCAAACGCATAACTGATCAGCCGGCTCACAGCTTCTCTGGCGACCCCTCTACCCCAGTGATGGCGGCCGAGGCCGTAGCCGATCTCAATACGTTCGTGGTCATGTTCGTAACCGAACAAGATACAGCTACCGCAGATCGCCCCGCTGGTTCGATCGCAGATGACCCATTGAATGGCCTCGCGATCGCGGTGCCGTTGCCTGACCTTGTCAAACCAGATCTCAGCGTCGTCCATGCCCCGCCATGTCTCAAAGGGGAGATAGCGATTAACCTCCTCCACGCGATGGATTTTGAGTAGCGCATGCAGGTCGCGATAAGTCACCATTCTCAGCTCGAGTCGCTCCGAGAAAATAGAACCCTCCGGGAGCTGCAGGCGTTCGTTCTCGGGAGGTAGTGCGCTGCTCATATCAGATGCTCTGATCGTCGATAACAACACCGATCTCATTGCCCTCGTACACCAGTTCCCAGATCCGCAAGCCCCCACAGGGCTCCTCGGTGTTCTCGAGCAACCGGCCGTCTGCGAGGGAGAAACGGTAGTGGTGTGCGGCACACTGAATAACACCGCCTGATACCAACGCAGCGTCCAGGGGATGCTCCCGGTGCGGGCATACTGCGTCGACAAGATAGCGCTGGCCATCTCTCTGCAACAACAGGAGTTGATGGTGATCAATCTTGAACGTGCAGGTGTAGCCGTCGTGAAGATTGATCAACTTGTCCAGTGGCACGAAGCGCATGTCACCAATAATTATGAGTTAGTTAGGCCCGATTGAGACTAACCGGTTTTAATCGCGGTCACCAGTCATCGCGACTAGTACTTTCGGACATAGCCAAACGCTTTAATAGGGCTATACTCAATTGAGATGCTCGCGATAGACGGCGCAGAATTGAGAGGAGCTTGCTAGCTCAATCAATGGACGATCTGAAAGGCCTGCTTACAAAGGTCGAACATGTGAAAGATATAACCGAAGGTTATAGGTTTTCTCGACTTACTACAGTGTTTTGGGCGCTGGAGTGTGCTTTATTTGCGCTGATCGTGGTCCAGCTCATTATCGGTCATACTGAGCTTGCACTCGTGTTAGCTGGTCTGGCCGTCGCCATTACCTGCGTCCCTATCCTGATACGCAAGGGAAGGCCCGATCTGGCCACCAATGCGCTTGTTATCATCCTGGCAACACCAGTCTTCGGGCTCATGTGGACGTATAAGGGTTTACACGACGAGGCGATGCTCGCCATACCAGCCCTCATTCTGTTCTCGGCGGTGGTTGGCAGCCGCTGGATCTTTGTCGCCGTAACCGTCTCGGCGATCATTACTGTTTTCCTGATAGGTCTCGCCAATACGACCGGCGTTTACATTCATCAGCTTCAGCCTGGCAACCTCTACACCGCGGCCATGATTATCGTCATCCTTATGGTGACCAGTTTTGCCGTCTGGGTATTCGCCGAAGATATGCGCGCGACCATGGAGCGGCTAAGCCGGGAAATCCATAGGGTAAACGAGTCCCAGTTCAAGATTCGCGAACTGGCACATCACGATGCCCTCACCAGCCTCCCCAATCGGCTACTCGCACGCGAGCAGTTTGAGCATGCATTGGCCGTCAGCCAGCGCACTGACACCAAGGTCTGCCTCATGTTCATGGACCTGGACGACTTCAAGAATGTGAACGATTCCTTCGGCCATCAAGGGGGAGATGAATTTCTACAGGAAACTGCACAGCGCCTGATCAGTACGGTACGCACCACAGATTGTGTATCGCGCCTCGGGGGCGACGAATTTCTCATTATCCTGGAGTCGGTAGATGATGCTGAGCTGATGACCAGTGTTGCCAGCAAAATTTTGCAGGAGGTTAAAAAGCCAGTTGCCATCGGCGACTCTGATATCGTGGTCACTGCCTCCATTGGTATTGCGATAGCGCCAGACGACGGCGAGGACTTCGACACGATCTGCCGCCAGGCAGATATCGCCATGTATCACACCAAGGATTCTGGCCGGAACAACTACCACTTCTTCAATGAGGCAATGCACCAGCGGGTGCAGGACCGCCTTAACATTCTGTCCTATCTTCACGAGGGGCTGAGTAAACGACAGTTTGAGCTTTACTATCAGCCTAAAATTGATCTTGCCACAGGCCGGATCATCGGTGCCGAGGCATTGATTCGATGGCATCACCCTGTTCGCGGCCTGATCACGCCTGATGATTTCATTCCAGTTGCCGAACAATCAGGCTTGATTGAAGAGATGGGCACCTGGGTTGTAGAAGAAGCCTGTCGCTATTGTAAACAGTGTGAAGAGCTGGGACTGATCGAAAGCGACTTCACCATGGCGGTCAACATCTCACCCGTACAGTTCTCCCGCGGGGCCATCACCGAGGTTGTCGATGAAGCCTTGAAGAAGAACGGCCTCGCTGCACAGCGACTGGAACTGGAACTCACCGAATCGCTGCTGATAGACAACAGCGCGTCAATCAAGCGAGCCCTGTTGCAACTGCGAAAACTGGGCGTTGAGCTCGCTATTGATGACTTCGGCACCGGCTACTCGAACCTCGGTTACTTAAAGGCATTTCAGGTCGGTGTGCTTAAGATTGATCGCTCATTTATCAGCAAAATTCTCGAAGCCGAGCAGAGCCGCATTTTGGTCGAGGCCATTATTCAGGTTGCATCGCGCCTGAATATCAAAGTGGTTGCCGAGGGGGTCGAGAGCCAGCAGATGGCTGAAGCCCTGTTCGTGCTTGGCTGCGATCAGGCCCAGGGCTTCCACTGGACGCGCCCGTTGAACGCGATGAAATTCGAAAAATATATGCGTGACCACCAGCGCGAACAGCGACGCAACGGTGGCGCCCCGACCCTGCAGGCTGTAGCCGGTGAGATGCAGTCGAGCGAATTAACGCCCTCCTGAACGCAGCTTATAACTGCTCGATGATTTTTTGCGCCGCAGCGTAGGCCGTAATCCTCTGCGTCTCAACACCCGCTTCCATTTCAGGTAGCAGCTGCTTCACGCCCTCGCTTTGAGATAGCTTGAGCATCAACATCTCGTTGACCAGTTGATGCATCCAATCCCGGTTCTGTTCAGCGCGTTTGGTCGCGAAGGCGCCCTGCGAATGGGCTTCGAAGTAGTAATTGATCAACATACCCCACACTGCATCAATATTGATTTTCTTCAGCGCCGAACAGGTCATCACCTGGGGCGTCCAGAAACTGGTGTGGCGGAGAAGATTCATTGCACTTGTGTATTGCTGGCGCGCGAGGGATGCCAGCTTCTCGCTTTCTCCGTCAGCTTTATTGATGACTAATGCATCGGCCAACTCCATGATGCCTTTCTTGATTCCTTGCAGTTCATCGCCACCACCGGGAAGCATCAGCACCATAAAGAAATCGACCATACCAGCCACCTGGTATTCGCTCTGACCGACACCAACAGTCTCCACAAGGATCACGTCATACCCGGCTGCCTCACACAGCAGCATGGTCTCACGGGTTTTCTGCGCGACACCACCGAGAGCACCCTCGGAG includes the following:
- a CDS encoding putative bifunctional diguanylate cyclase/phosphodiesterase, which encodes MVQLIIGHTELALVLAGLAVAITCVPILIRKGRPDLATNALVIILATPVFGLMWTYKGLHDEAMLAIPALILFSAVVGSRWIFVAVTVSAIITVFLIGLANTTGVYIHQLQPGNLYTAAMIIVILMVTSFAVWVFAEDMRATMERLSREIHRVNESQFKIRELAHHDALTSLPNRLLAREQFEHALAVSQRTDTKVCLMFMDLDDFKNVNDSFGHQGGDEFLQETAQRLISTVRTTDCVSRLGGDEFLIILESVDDAELMTSVASKILQEVKKPVAIGDSDIVVTASIGIAIAPDDGEDFDTICRQADIAMYHTKDSGRNNYHFFNEAMHQRVQDRLNILSYLHEGLSKRQFELYYQPKIDLATGRIIGAEALIRWHHPVRGLITPDDFIPVAEQSGLIEEMGTWVVEEACRYCKQCEELGLIESDFTMAVNISPVQFSRGAITEVVDEALKKNGLAAQRLELELTESLLIDNSASIKRALLQLRKLGVELAIDDFGTGYSNLGYLKAFQVGVLKIDRSFISKILEAEQSRILVEAIIQVASRLNIKVVAEGVESQQMAEALFVLGCDQAQGFHWTRPLNAMKFEKYMRDHQREQRRNGGAPTLQAVAGEMQSSELTPS
- the meaB gene encoding methylmalonyl Co-A mutase-associated GTPase MeaB translates to MPAFDLETLLSGNRRALAKAITLVESKLDEHRLQAQGILEQVLPYSGQSIRIGITGVPGVGKSTFIESFGLYLIEQGKRVAVLAVDPSSPIAGGSILGDKTRMEELSRREEAFIRPSPSEGALGGVAQKTRETMLLCEAAGYDVILVETVGVGQSEYQVAGMVDFFMVLMLPGGGDELQGIKKGIMELADALVINKADGESEKLASLARQQYTSAMNLLRHTSFWTPQVMTCSALKKINIDAVWGMLINYYFEAHSQGAFATKRAEQNRDWMHQLVNEMLMLKLSQSEGVKQLLPEMEAGVETQRITAYAAAQKIIEQL